In Thermoanaerobacterium xylanolyticum LX-11, the genomic window ATATTTACAGCTATGTGTGGTGAAATGGCAGGAGATCCTCTAACAACAGTTATTTTATTAGGACTTGGCCTTGATGAGTTCTCAATGAGCGCAAGTTCAATACCAACTATAAAAAATATCATAAGAAATGTATCTAAAAAGAAAGCACAAGAGTTTGCAAAAATGGTAATGGAAATGTCGACACCTGATGAAATCGAAGAAGCGTCGAGAAAGTTTTTAAATGAAATAACAGCTGATTAATTAAAAACCTCTGGTATTGAGATGAATATACCAGAGGTTTTTAAATTTTTTTAAATTATAAAATGAAATTTAAGTCGTCAATATATAAAGCAAAGACCATTGACTACTGTTATTATATTAAAAATATTAAGAATAGTTTATAAGAGATGTTTACATGTTCAAATATATGGAGGCAGAGTTATTTTGCTTACATTGCAACAAAAACACAAATCACGTTATTTTTTATAATAATGACGGAAAAATTATTAGAATCAAATGCCAACAATGTAAAACTGAAATAGGATTAAAAGATGATTTTATTGCAAAAAATAATGGGTTATTAGAAAAGTCTTTTAAGATAACAGAAGAGTTGATAAGCGAATTAAATAAATTTTTATTTTCAGTACCCATTAAAATTTTAAAAACTCCAAGTGATTATGTAAATGAAAAAAATTAAAGTAAAAATGTTTAAATTGCGGCTATAATAGCCGATTTTTTTTAATAAAGTTATCTATGTTGTTCCTAAAGAACATCTTTTTTTAATTTATCCCATATTCCATCATCATAAATTACAATACCTTTTTCAATTGCTTCCACAGAAATTGGATTTTTTTTAAAATACAGCAATTTAAATTCATTAGTGTTATAGCCCTTTGGTTCGATTGCATCAAAAACATGATCGTATAATAGTTTCATCCTTTCCTTATAATTAACAGGTATTTTATCCGATATTAATATTACGTCAATATCACTACTATCGTTAAAATCCCCTCTGGCAACTGAACCGATTATAATAGCACACATAGGATGTAAAACATCGCTAATAATTTCTGAGTATTTCTTACCTATATCTATAAGATTATTCCTTTTCTTTTCCCTTATTATCATTGCTGCATTCATTTATGTATTCCTCCACACAATTTAAAATAAACCTCCAACCACCCCTTACATCAATAAGTGGTTGGAGGTATTGTCTTTATGCATGAAATATTGGTTCTACGCCTTTAGCGATTTCTTTTAGATGGTTGATTTCATCCTCTGTGATTTCTTTAAAGTTTTCTGCCACTTCCAGTGCCAATGGGAAATATGATTCATCACCAGGTGGTATTGCGGCAGTAACTGGCTGAGACAATGTAAATCTCAATGCCAGCTTTGCAATTTCTTTGTCTTCTACTGGCGTATACCAAGTTTTTGGATGTGATGTATCATTTTGAGATTTTGTCGTAAATGCCATTGCTTTTATGGCAAGCCTGCCTATATTTTTTGAAATTGCTTTTTCAATAACTTGAGGTCCAAAATTTCCATTAAAATAATTTACAAAATTTACTGGAAACAATATTGCATCGAAATCAAAGGCATCCATAAGCTTTAAAGCAATATCGACAGAATGTGCAGAAAATCCTGTATATCTTATCTTTCCATCTTTTTTTGCTTTGTCTAAAAGCTCCAGCACACCGCCGTGGCTTATAGCTTTATTGTAGTCATCTTCTGTCTTCATTTCATGCAATTGATATAAATCAAAATAGTCAGTTTTTAGCCTTTTAAAAGACTCTGTCATTTCCTTTAAAGCACTTTCTTCTGTACGACCGTCAGTTTTACATGCCAAAAATATTTTTTCTCTTTTGCCGACCAAAGCATTTCCAAGTTTAATCTCTGCATCGCCATAACTGGGGGATACGTCAAAATAATTAATTCCTCGATCTATAGCGTAAGATACCAAGTCATTAGCTTTGCTTTGCTCCATATTCATGACAAGTATACCCCCAAATCCTATTATTGAAAGTTCTTCGCCGGTATTTCCTAAAATTCTTTTAATCATTTACACCACCCCTTAAGGCTATGATATAACATAAAGGTGGCAAAATCAAGTTAAGAATGAAGTTTATGCCTTTTAAAAAAATAGATTATCAATAAAAGAATAGGTACTATTACTTGCAATGGAATATGAACGTAAAGGGCCATTATAGGAAGCTCTACGGGCACTTGAACAAAATACGATTCTGCTGTGACAATTGACAAGGCATATATGATTGCAGCAATAGGTATAAGCAAAAATTTATATTCTTTAATATCAAAAACGGATTGACAGGCTTTTAAACCGGCAAAGGCAAAAATGATTATCTTGATTAAATTGCCTATTATCATAAGAGCTATGTATAAAGAATCCAGATTTCTAAAAAAGCCTAATGTGATAAGTCTTGTTACAGTGTAAAATGGGAAATTTACTCTGGATGCTTCTTTGACGCCTATTGCAGATATCATGTTTATATCATTGAATGCAAGTAAAATTCCAGTAATCAAATAAACAAGATAAGAGTACTTTAATAAATCTTTATTGCATTTTAATTTTGGAAATACCATCATAAAGACGAACATCTCTCCAAAAGGAAAAGTAAGTATACGCGGGTATGCTGCTTTTAATATAGGTATTATTCCACCTGCAAATACCGGAAAGATCTTGCTGAAGCTATAGCCTGGTATAGTGAAAGCAAAGATAAAAACGACTGATACTAAGGATAGAAAAAAAGGCAGCAGGATGCTAGCTACTTTTAATGTTACGCTTATGTCGAACAGCAAAAAGTACGCAGTTACAACCATCAAGAAAATGGCAATAAATTTAATAGGTGCTAAAGGAAATATACTGCTTGTGCTTAGCTCTAAGTAATCTCTTGTGACGCGAGCTGCCATGTAAAAAAAGTAAAACATGTAGATTATTGATATCATCTTTCCAATGATCTTTCCAAAGCTTATTTTTAATATTTCAGTTAGATTGACCTTGTATGTGTTGTATAAAAAGACGTACAAATACAAAAGCGGTATGGCCGAAATCATCGCCAATAAAACCGCTATCCATGAATCTTGCTTTGCTGATATTCCATGTGCAAATAAAATAGTGTTTCCTATTTCAAATAAAAACATGGCAGAAAAAAGTTCCTTAATCGTTACGCTCTTCATACACAACATCTCCACATACATACAAGTGTCACTATTAGTTTTAAATCTTAAGTATAATTTATGCGAGTTTGACAAAAGTAAATTTCTTGACATGTTTAACCTATAGGAATAAAATTGTTTTAATATTTAATGCGAGGTGAGATGAAATTGTATTACAAGAAATTAATAGGAGAAAAATGTTATCTATCACCGATGAATGTGGATGACTACGAGAAATATGTAGAGTGGATTAACGACATGGAAGTTGCGGCAGGAATGCTTTTTGCATCACAGATCGTTACTAAAGAAAGAGAAAAAGAACTTGTAGAAAGCTTTTCTAAAGATTACAATTTTGCTATTATAGATATTAAGCAGGATGAACTTATAGGCAATATCGGTTTTCCTAAAATAGATTATATAAATGGAGTTGCTGAGGTAGGACTATTTATTGGCAATAAAGAATATTGGAGCAAAGGTTATGGTCAAGATGCGCTTAAACTGGCACTTGATTTTGGATTCAATATCCTCAATATGCACAATATTTATTTAAGAGTTTACTCTTACAACAAACCGGCTATATCTTGCTACAAAAAAGTTGGCTTCAAGGAGGCAGGAAGGATAAGAGGAGCGAAAAAAATTGCAGGTGAAAGGTATGATGAGATAATCATGGACATTTTGGAAGACGAATATGAATCAGTCTATATCAAAAAAATCGTAAGCCAAAAAAATTTTTAAAAGCGCATATAAGATTTTTTGACTTTCCCTATATTATAATTGAAAGCCAAAATAAAATATAGGGAGAGGATTAAGATGTTAGGAATAGGTTACATATACGAAAATTTAGATATTCTTTCAGGAAGCGAGATAAAACTTCTGCTGTTTTTATTAAAACATGCTGATAAAGCTCCAGCCCACATTACAACAGATGAATTCCAGAATGGCAAACTTGACGATACTAAAAAGAGGTTAGACAGTGGTACAGGATTATCAGCCGGTGCAATTTCGGAGACAATCAAAAAATTGATCGACAAAAAGCTTCTAATATGCTTTATTGACAACACAGACTTAGGCAGGATAAAAAAGTACTACATGATTTCAAAAAATGAAAGTGACAAAAATGTGACGTATGCTTATGACAAAGAAACATGCCAATATTTTACATACGAGGATTGGCTTAAATCAATTAATGTAAATGGTTTTTCAGAAAGTGAAACCACATCACAGTTTAGTAAACCCGAAGGTGGATCATCATTTTCTGAAACCATTAAAAAATCACCAGTTTCAAAAAGTGATGACATATATACAATGAGTAATAATATA contains:
- a CDS encoding aldo/keto reductase, which gives rise to MIKRILGNTGEELSIIGFGGILVMNMEQSKANDLVSYAIDRGINYFDVSPSYGDAEIKLGNALVGKREKIFLACKTDGRTEESALKEMTESFKRLKTDYFDLYQLHEMKTEDDYNKAISHGGVLELLDKAKKDGKIRYTGFSAHSVDIALKLMDAFDFDAILFPVNFVNYFNGNFGPQVIEKAISKNIGRLAIKAMAFTTKSQNDTSHPKTWYTPVEDKEIAKLALRFTLSQPVTAAIPPGDESYFPLALEVAENFKEITEDEINHLKEIAKGVEPIFHA
- a CDS encoding GerAB/ArcD/ProY family transporter, whose amino-acid sequence is MKSVTIKELFSAMFLFEIGNTILFAHGISAKQDSWIAVLLAMISAIPLLYLYVFLYNTYKVNLTEILKISFGKIIGKMISIIYMFYFFYMAARVTRDYLELSTSSIFPLAPIKFIAIFLMVVTAYFLLFDISVTLKVASILLPFFLSLVSVVFIFAFTIPGYSFSKIFPVFAGGIIPILKAAYPRILTFPFGEMFVFMMVFPKLKCNKDLLKYSYLVYLITGILLAFNDINMISAIGVKEASRVNFPFYTVTRLITLGFFRNLDSLYIALMIIGNLIKIIIFAFAGLKACQSVFDIKEYKFLLIPIAAIIYALSIVTAESYFVQVPVELPIMALYVHIPLQVIVPILLLIIYFFKRHKLHS
- a CDS encoding GNAT family N-acetyltransferase — its product is MKLYYKKLIGEKCYLSPMNVDDYEKYVEWINDMEVAAGMLFASQIVTKEREKELVESFSKDYNFAIIDIKQDELIGNIGFPKIDYINGVAEVGLFIGNKEYWSKGYGQDALKLALDFGFNILNMHNIYLRVYSYNKPAISCYKKVGFKEAGRIRGAKKIAGERYDEIIMDILEDEYESVYIKKIVSQKNF
- a CDS encoding nucleotidyltransferase domain-containing protein; its protein translation is MNAAMIIREKKRNNLIDIGKKYSEIISDVLHPMCAIIIGSVARGDFNDSSDIDVILISDKIPVNYKERMKLLYDHVFDAIEPKGYNTNEFKLLYFKKNPISVEAIEKGIVIYDDGIWDKLKKDVL